The following proteins are encoded in a genomic region of Hymenobacter siberiensis:
- a CDS encoding beta-1,6-N-acetylglucosaminyltransferase, which produces MRIAHLILTHQGPAQLARLLAALAHPNADCYIHIDKKADLSPFARLQDRAGVFFTRTRLDVQWGGYSLTNVVLAGSREILAHFAHYDFINVLSGQDYPLKSAEQIHRFFQQQVGQSFIECEPLGSAWWQANARRVERYHLTEFPFAGSHAVQKVLNALLPKRRFPLPYVLHGGNMGGWYTLSRAAATYLLAFLDRQPRLRRFARLTWGSDEFLIHTILYNSPLRPSIVNDNLRYIDWAGGGPSPRTLTRADLPALLASPKLWARKFAPNPDAAVLDALDAAHRTSAEIKPMGQCLIPTAQASAVR; this is translated from the coding sequence ATGCGCATTGCCCACCTTATCCTCACGCACCAGGGCCCCGCGCAGCTGGCGCGCCTGCTCGCTGCCCTGGCGCACCCCAATGCTGATTGCTACATCCACATCGATAAAAAAGCCGATTTGTCGCCCTTCGCCCGCCTGCAAGACCGGGCCGGGGTGTTCTTCACCCGCACGCGCCTCGACGTGCAATGGGGCGGCTACAGCCTGACCAACGTGGTTCTGGCGGGCAGCCGCGAAATCCTGGCCCATTTCGCCCACTACGACTTCATCAACGTGCTGAGCGGCCAGGACTACCCGCTGAAATCGGCCGAGCAGATTCATCGGTTTTTTCAGCAGCAGGTGGGGCAGTCCTTCATTGAGTGCGAGCCGCTGGGCTCGGCCTGGTGGCAGGCCAATGCGCGCCGCGTGGAGCGCTACCACCTCACGGAATTTCCGTTTGCCGGGAGCCACGCCGTGCAGAAAGTTCTGAATGCCCTGCTGCCCAAACGCCGGTTTCCCTTGCCCTACGTGCTGCACGGCGGCAACATGGGCGGCTGGTACACGCTCAGCCGCGCCGCCGCTACCTACCTGCTCGCCTTCTTGGACCGCCAGCCACGGCTACGACGTTTCGCCCGCCTCACCTGGGGCTCCGACGAGTTTCTGATTCACACTATTCTGTATAATTCGCCGCTCCGCCCCAGCATCGTCAACGACAACCTGCGCTACATCGACTGGGCCGGCGGCGGCCCCAGCCCCCGCACCCTCACCCGCGCCGACCTGCCGGCCCTGCTGGCCTCGCCCAAGCTCTGGGCCCGCAAGTTTGCGCCGAATCCGGATGCCGCCGTACTAGACGCGCTGGATGCCGCGCACCGCACTTCCGCAGAAATAAAGCCGATGGGCCAATGCCTGATACCCACCGCGCAGGCTTCAGCTGTGCGCTGA
- a CDS encoding DUF4184 family protein gives MPFTLFHVAAVLPLLRHHKTRLSATGLIISSIAPDFEKFLRLGLYNGHSHTLASILYFSCPVSLGLAFLFHGVVRDPLIAHLPRFLRQRLARFQDADWGRYFRRHYVVVLLSIIIGAATHLIWDSFTHRRGQLVPYFPWLKAHLHIGPFSPAVFVVLAVFTSTFGAALLLRFVWRLPQLVVAAVPAGTIGRYWLLASGTALTLLLLRLLLADFALDNFEIVVTALSAAMAGVVVASGVAMRRPRAGLRNVA, from the coding sequence ATGCCTTTTACCCTGTTTCACGTTGCGGCGGTGCTGCCGCTGCTGCGCCACCACAAAACCCGGCTTTCGGCTACGGGGCTGATTATAAGCAGCATTGCCCCCGATTTTGAGAAGTTTCTGCGGCTGGGTCTGTACAACGGGCACAGCCATACCTTGGCCAGTATTCTGTATTTCAGCTGCCCCGTTTCGCTGGGGCTGGCGTTTCTGTTTCACGGGGTGGTGCGCGACCCGCTCATTGCGCACCTGCCCCGGTTCCTGCGGCAGCGGCTGGCGCGGTTTCAGGACGCGGATTGGGGGCGCTACTTCCGCCGGCACTACGTGGTGGTGCTACTGAGCATTATCATCGGGGCCGCCACGCATCTTATCTGGGACAGCTTCACGCACCGCCGGGGCCAGCTGGTGCCATACTTCCCGTGGCTGAAAGCGCACCTGCACATCGGGCCGTTTTCGCCGGCGGTATTCGTGGTACTCGCGGTATTCACTTCCACCTTTGGGGCCGCGCTGCTGCTGCGGTTTGTGTGGCGGCTGCCCCAGCTGGTAGTAGCCGCCGTGCCGGCCGGCACCATTGGGCGCTACTGGCTGCTGGCCAGCGGCACGGCCCTGACGCTGCTGCTGCTGCGCCTGCTGTTGGCCGATTTTGCCCTCGATAATTTCGAGATTGTGGTCACCGCGCTATCGGCGGCCATGG